CCGGTGGGCGGTCGATGTAGTTGCGGAGGGGACAAGCAGGTAAGCCGCTCAGGACGAAGGGGGCAGCGAACTCGAAACCAAGAGTCGCAAGCGTTTCTTGCATTGCGTCGCAAGCGACAATCGGCTTTTTACTCATGCGATGAACAATGCAACGAAAATTCTTTTGCCGGAAGAGCGGTTGCCTACCTCTTGGTACAACATCGTCGCCGATTTGCCGTTGGAGCCCCCACCCGCTTTGCATCCAGGTACGGGAAAGCCGATTATCGCGGAAGAACTTGCTCCGCTTTTTCCTCCAGCGTTGATTGAGCAAGAGTTCAGCCGCCAGCGTGAGGTGCCGATTCCAGAGGAAGTGCGTAGTTTGTATCGCTTGTGGCGGCCCACGCCGTTGTTCCGCGCCTGGCGTTGGGAAAAGATCCTGCGGACTCCGGCGCGCATCTACTACAAGTACGAGGGTGTAAGCCCGGCGGGTTCTCACAAACCGAACACCGCCGTTGCGCAAGCGTTCTACAACCGGCAAGCCGGAATTCGCCGTTTGGCAACCGAAACGGGAGCGGGCCAATGGGGCTCGTCGCTGGCGCTGGCTTGCAACTTTTTTGGCCTCGAATGCCAGGTGTTCATGGTTCGCGTGAGTTACAACCAAAAGCCCTACCGGCGCGCGCTGATGGAGACGTACGGTGCTCATGTGGTGGCAAGTCCGAGCAGTTTGACAAAAGCTGGCCGCGAAGTCCTTGCCCGCGATCCGGAATGCTCGGGCTCATTGGGAATTGCCATCTCCGAGGCGGTGGAGGTGGCCGCCGCAGACCCGCAGACGAACTACGCCTTGGGGAGCGTCTTGAATCATGTGCTGTTGCACCAAACCGTGATCGGCTTGGAGGCTTTAGAGCAATTCGCTGCGATCGGTGAAGAGCCTGACATCGTGGTCGCATGCACAGGGGGCGGATCGAACTTTGCGGGAATTGCGTTTCCCTTCTTGGGCCGAATGTTGCGTGGGGGGCCGCAGGTGGAGATCCGGGCGGTCGAGCCGGCTGCATGCCCCAGCTTGACGAAGGGCAAGTACACGTACGACTTTGGCGATACTGCCCATCTGACGCCGCTGATGAAGATGCACACGCTGGGGAGTTCCTTCGTGCCGCCCGGCATTCACGCCGGTGGGTTGCGTTACCACGGCATGGCGCCTTTGGTGAGCCATGTAGTTGTTCAGGGCCTGGTGAAGGCAGAGGCGGTGCAACAACTAGAAGCCTTCGCTGCCGGTGTGGAGTTTGCGCGGGCGGAAGGGATTGTTCCCGCCCCGGAGGCCAATCATGCAATCGCGGGGGCCCGCCGCGCTGCTTTGCAGTGTCGGGAAGAAGGGCGGGGAAAAGTAATTTTGTTCAACCTTTGCGGCCACGGCCATTTCGACATGCAGGCTTACATGGACTACGCAGCAGGGCGGCTGCAGAACTTCGACTATCCCGACGAAGAAGTGGCAATGGCCTTGGCTGGCTTACCGGCCGTTGGGGTCGACTGAGCTCTCGCCGGGCGCGTCGCGAGGGCGGTACGCTGAGGGCGTGGGGCTTTTTGCTGGCTCACTCGTGCCGCGCGTTCTACTTCGTCAGTCGCTTGCTCGAGGAAGTGATGGAGCAGCTCCGGGTCTGGGATTGCAGAAGGATCCGTGTCGATCCCGATCCCGTAGGTATCGGCGTAGGAAAGTAGAGCAATGGCCAAGGGTAAGCCGATCGTCACTGGCGCGTAAGGGTAAATGGCGTCGATGCGTGCCCCAGCCAAATACCGTAGTTCGGATGGGCCGGGCACGTTCGTGACAATCAGGTTGATTTTGCCTGTCGTAGCTTGGGCTAACGCTCGGATGACAAACGTTGGGGTCAGGGTGAGCACACGCATGAGGAAGGGATAAGCGGCCGCCCGACGGTCGCGCTTGGCGGCGGCTGTTTGCTCCTGGATGCGGGCGAGACGGCGTAGCGGGTCTTCCTCTCCGATGGGGAGCGCGACGTTGCACATGCCCACGCGGTTCCCCAGCAGATGGCGCTCCTCTTCCCGTCGCAGGCTGATGGGAACCATACAATGGAGCTCGTCGACGCTGAGCTTGCGGTGGCGATAGTAACGCCCCACGGCTCCGGCCACGATCGTGAGCATCAGGTCATTTAGCGTAACGCCGAGGGCCTCCTTGATTTTACGAAGGCGGGGCAATGGCATCGTGAGCCCATCCAACCGGCGACCGATTCCGGTGGCCTGTTGCGCTAACGGGTCTGGGGAAGCGGGGGATGTCAGGTCCGAAAGTACGCCCCATAAGCCGCGGGTGGCGGCGCTGATTTGAGCGACGGCGGAAGCTGGGTCGCGAACAGCTCCGAGAAGCAAAGCGGCTGCGGCGCGGAGGTTATCAGTGGTCACCTTCAGGGCCTCGGTTGCCAGACGCGCGGCCCTCATTGGAGCTGGGCGTGGTTGCGAAGGACGGATGCGGGGCAGGGGGATCGATTGATTTCGCTTCGCTTGGGTCAAGGCATCGAAGCCCGTCATAGAGCCTACGCCGTCCATGACGCAGTGATGGACCTTGACCAGCAGGGCTGCGCGCGTTCCTTGGTAGCCGCGAATGTCGTACGCTTCCCATAAAGGACGTGCGGGATCGAGAGGTGAAGCAAACAGAGCGCTAACCAGTTCCAGCAGCTCCTTGCGGCTGCCTGGTGGCGGCAGCTCCAGGTGGCGCAGATGGTAGTGGAGTTCGAAATGAGGGTCGTCGCGCCACTCCGGCAAGGTAAGGCGAAGAGCATCCTCGTACACGCGTTGGCGAAGCCGCGGGATGCGATCGACCCAGCGCAGGAAAGCATGCTCGAGTTTTTCCGTGTGTGGGGCCCGATCGAGAAAGAACAACCCACCCACAACAGGCCGCAGTGCCGGCGTGGCCTCTTCTGCGTACCAGAATAGTGCATCCGAGGGCAGCATACGGCTAGGCAGGGTGACCTCACGCGCGGCTGGTTGCTCGCCCATGGTTCCCTCCTTTCCCCTCGAGAGGATGTGCCGCACAATTTGTACCGTTTACCAGAGGAATGTTATCCAAGGCGCTTTTGGCCTTGGCATCCTATGCTTGGGATCCGAGCTGGGCAAGTGACTGTAACCATTGCAAACGTCGGACGCCGGTGACAAGGGTTTTCTCATGCGCTTGGTGGAGACAGAACTGCCGGGTGTGGTCATTGTCGAGCCCGAGGTCCACCGGGATGAGCGGGGATTCTTTTTAGAGACGTTTCACGGCGAGAAGTACGCCAAGCACGGGTTGCCGAGGGTCTTTGTGCAGGATAATCACTCTCGTTCCGTGCGAGGTACGGTGAGGGGGTTGCACGCGCAACTCCGGCGCCCTCAAGGTAAACTTGTTCGCGTGATTGCTGGTGCAGTTTGGGATGTGGCCGTTGACATTCGGCGAGGCTCCCCGTGGTTCGGGCGTTGGACGGCCGTAACTCTATCGGCGGAAAATTTCCGCCAGCTTTACGTGCCCCCTGGCTTTGCGCACGGGTTCTGCGTGCTGAGCGATGCAGCAGAGGTCGAGTATAAGTGTACAGACTACTATGACCCGGAAGGAGAGCTGCGCTTGGCTTGGAATGATCCTGAGTTGGCCATTCCGTGGCCGGTGCGCGACCCCGTATTGTCGGAGAAGGATCGGACCGCGCGCCCACTGCGAGAGCTTGCGGAAGTTCTACCCCGGTACGTTTCTTGACCCAGGCGGCCTGCTGAAATCGCCGGCCAGCTCCTATTTGGCTTGCAAACAGCTTCTTATCCTTACGCGATCGAACGTTTGGAACGGAGGGAAAGACGCAGCGCTACAAACGCGAAGGCCGCTAAGCTCGCCTCGGTCCCAAGTGTCGCAAGTTAGTGAAAGTCCAGAGACGCACTCCCGTTCACAAGGAACTAGAGCATCTCCGTAGCCGCACACTTCGGTCATTCCCAGTGTCAGCACGCGAGTGCCGCGAGAGACGCAAGCTCCACCTGTGGTCCAGAAAGAAGGGGAAGGCAATCCCCGGGCGGAAGGCGGGACCTCCTCGGTGCAGAAATTCTCATGGCAAGCTCCTATTGCTGTGCCAATCGCCCACCCCGTCGCCAAGATGGTGCTACCTGGCCCTCCGCTGCCGCGAAAAGACACACGTGCAGGCCCGTCGGGCGAAAGTTTCTCGACCTCGAGGTTTACTGCAGGTACGCCGTTGCAGCCAATGACTCCCGCCCCGGCAGTGCCCGGCCCAAACACTGACGTGCAAGGGCGACTTGGTGGGCACGAGGCCGGCGGGGACGCGAAGCCCCCGGTGCAGAAGGTTTTGTATTCGGCTACGCGAATGCAGAAACAAGCCAAGGTGGAGATCGGTATTTGTGCGAATCTGGCCCCCCAACGGCAAAGCTTTCGACCGCACGTCGCGCCCTGCCGAGGGCCAGACGCAGCGACCCTTCGATCGGCAACGGAGCGAACTCTAGTAGGTTACCCTTTATGGCGAGGAAGCTGCCACTGTTTACGTCGCCGGGCTGTGCCGCCCGCAATTCGAGAGGCAGTGTCCGCTCCAGCGTGCAGTTTGCCGCGCAGCCGTCGCCTCCGAAGGTCCAACAGGCCACGCACCGACCTTGTGGACAGTCGCTATGGCGGTTGCATGCCTTGTAGGGATAGGTTCCGCCCTGGCACACCCCGCACCATTCATCGCTGGTACCGAAGCAATCACTGTCGCTTGTGCAGCCAGAGCCCGCCTTACTGGTACCGAGGCAGATGCCGCCATGGTCGCAGTCCTCGTCCCCATCCTCCGCACCGTCGCCACAACGGGGAGTGCAGCCGCTCAGGAGGGAGTGCACAGCTTGCACAACCTCGTTGACAGATACCCGGCGGTCGGCGTTGACGTCGCCTGCGGCACAAGAGCTCGCTGGCGCCTCCTCTAGGACGACACGCAAAACGCTAACAACCTCGTCGACGGTTACCACAGCATCACCGTTGCAGTCACCGGGACAAGATTGCTCGGCTGCGGCCGAAGCAACGGAAGTCAGAACCCACCACGCGCCAGCTCCGACCGCCGTACGCCAGCATTTGCCGTTGCGGGAGAGCCAGTCCATGGGCCACGTCTTTGCCGCGCTGCACGGGCCCGCCAACGCATCGGCTGAGCGAGTCCGACGCGGGCTACCAGCTTTGTACGGCTAGGCGGGAAGCCTAGTCAAAACACGCGACGTAGAAAATTTGCAGGCTGGATCAATTCTGTGGCGCCGGTTCGGGCGTTTTTGTTACTGCTCGATCCCCAGCAGTTCGACCTCGAACACCAGGGTGGCTCCTGGCTTGATCTTCGGAGGCGAACCACGGTCACCGTATGCGAGGTCGGAGGGACACACAAGTTTTGCTTTGCCGCCCACCTTCATCTTCTGAAGCCCCTCACTGAAACAACGGATCACGCCATTGAGCGGGAATGTGGCTGGTTCGCCGCGTTGCACGGAGCTGTCGAACACGGTGCCATCCATGAGCGTGCCAGTGTAGTGAACCTTGACCTTGTCTTCAGCTTTCGGCGCTGCGCCGGTGCCAGGCTGGATCTCGATGAACACCAAGCCGGAATCCGTGCGAACAGCGCCTTTTTCCTTGGCCATTTTTTCCAGGAAGGCTTTTGACTTTTCCTTCTCCTCACTGGCGGCCGCAGCCGCGCGGGCTTGAACCAGTTGCTGCAGTTGGCCCCGATACGCGTCGGGGTCCACCGCCAGGGTCTTGCCCGTGCTGGCGTCTTTAAAACCGGCAAGCACCGTTTCGACCTCAGATGGGGTCAAACGAAAGCTACTGACGTTTTGCGCCAAGAGCGCACCGAGGGCATAAAGGGCCTTCTGCTCGTCAGTTTTCAGTTCGGGGCCAGCCGCATGCGCAATCGATGATGTGAGCGCCGAAAATGCAACCGTCCAGGTCAACACGAATTTTCTCATTCCCGCTCCTTTTGAAAGTTTGAGGCCGAGCCCCAATCTAAAAAACTAGAAAGGGCAGCCTTGCAGGCTGCCCTTTCTAGTTTTGCTAGTCAACGTAGGCACGCAGCCCTTGGCTTTCGCAAATCGGGAGGAGTTGCTTCAGGGCACGGGCCTCAAGTTGGCGGATACGTTCGCGGCTCACGCCGTAAAGACGCCCTACTTCCTCCAGAGTGAGCGGTTGCTGGTCGTTCGTACCAAAGCGCAACCGCAGGATGTTCGCTTCCCGAGGAGGTAGCTGCCGTAAGGCGGCCTCCAGTTGCGCATGGAGATCGCCTTGAGCGGCCTCAGTTTCCGGGTCTTTGCTGTCGCTTGCGAGCAATTCCTCGAGCGTCCGGTCGTCATCTGCGCTCAGGGGGGCGTCGATGGACACGCACTGAAAACTTTGGGTCATCGTTTCTAGCCGTTCAGCATCGACACCGCTGGCTTGCGCCAGGAGCTCCTTGCTCACTTTGCCATCAAATTTGGTTTGTAAGCGTTGGGTCTCCCGGCCGACCTTCCGCCGCAATTGGTTCCAGTGTACGGGCGTACGAATGAGTCCACTGTGCATGTCTCCAGCGCGGCCGATTTGCTGCCAGATCCACCACACAGCGTAGGTGCCAAACTTCACGTCCTTGCGAGGATCGTATTTCTCGACCGCACGAATGAGTCCGAGCGATCCCTCCTGCACCATGTCCAAGAACGACACGCCCGCTCGCCGGTACCGCTTTGCGAAAGAAATCACCAAGCGTAGGTTGGCTTCGATCATGCGGTCCCTAAGCTTGCGGTAGGCGGCCAGCTCTTTCTCGAGCTGCGCCACCATCTCCTTGATCTTCAGCCGATCTCCGTACGGGAAGTCGACCTTGCGGCGCGACTTGAGCTCCTTCTTCGCGAACTCGAGGACCATGACGGTCTCACGTTCACGGAAGTCCTCGCTGGGGTGGATCACACTCCGCCCATGAACGGGAAGAGCGGCGGATACCAGGCGGGGAAAACGCCGCAACAAGCGCCGAATCCGGTTGCGCGCTTTCACGATATCCCGAGCGATGCGCTGCTCTTCCTCCGGCGTGAGGAGCTGCGTATTGCTGACGTCGTGGAAGAAGTGCTCGGGTAGGTCCGACTCCGCTCCACGTTCCGCAGCTTCAACCTCCTCTTCGAGAGCCTCCAAGGGCGGTTCCAGGTCAACTTCTTCGTCTGCACCAGGCTCCTCTGGCTCGAACTTGAAAGCTACCGATCCCGAACTGTTCTTCATAACGCCTTCGACACTCCTTCTCCTATGGGTTCTAGTTACTCACGCGGTAATCTAGACCGGCACGCAGAGTACCCGAGGTGCTCGGCAAACGCAAACTCAACTCAACGGGAAAAAGCATGAAAAATTCTTAATGCCAAGGTGACCATTTGTTGCAGGCGAACCACGGTTGGCGGCTCGGGCTGCGCGGGAGGATAGGCGGACAAGGGCATATTTTGACCGTGCTTTCCTACTTGCTAAAAGGGCGGCGCATGAGCAGCCGGGCGGTGATCTCTGTAATCGGGCGCGACCAAAAAGGGGTGGTGGCGCGCATTTCCACGTATTTAGCCGCGTGCAACATCAACATTGAGGACATCGAGCAGCGGGTCATGGAGGGACTCTTTATCATGACCATGCTGGTCGACCTTTCCGAGTTGAACGTGAACCTCGACGAGTTGGTGTTGGGCTTGAAGCGGATTGGTGAGGAAATCCACATGGAGGTTTCCATCCGTTTGCAGGGGAAGCGTGAGCCCAAACGGGTGGCCGTGTTGGTGAGCCGAGAACCTCACTGCCTTCAACAACTCATCGAAGATCGAAATCACGGCAGGCTTAATGGGGATCTTGTGGTTGTCTTGTCGAACCACGAACTTCTTCGCCCTCTAGCTGAAGAGGCGGGAATTCCGTTTTTCTGGTACCCATCTGCTGACAAGGCTGCTCACGAGGAGTTTCTGTTAGAGAAGCTTGCCGAGTATGGGGCGGATTTGGTCGTGCTTGCTCGCTACATGCAAATCCTTTCCCCGCGGGTCGTCGAGCGATACCGCAATCGAATTATCAACATCCATCCGTCATTGCTGCCTTACCACCCGGGCCCGAATGCCTATCGGCAGGCGTTTGAAGAAGGGGTGCGGGTTTCGGGGTGTACGGCCCACTTCGTTACGGAGCAACTGGACCAAGGCCCCGTCATTCTTCAGGACGTGTTTCACATTCGCGTGGGTGAGGACACCCTGGATGATGTGAAGGCACGCGGTCAACGCCTTGAGGCAAAGGTGTTATCGCAGGCGGTGCAGTTGTTCTTGAACGACCAGTTGGTGGTGAAGGATAAAAAGGTCATCTTTCGCCCCGGGTTAGGGACGGGACAGAGCTCTTGAGGTGCGTTGCCGCCCCTCTGATTGCGCTGCTGCTCTCTGCAGTGGCTTGCCAATCACGGTCAGGCGCACCGGGCGTGCTGACGCTGGCTCCGGCGGGGATGCGCGCAAGCGACGGATGCAAGATTGACGACGACCGAACCAGCTTGCGAATGCGGGCTGGAGCTCGTGCGATGGCAGTGACCTACGCACCCGCGGGGCTCGTGCGGGTGGGGGTTTTTGGGCGCGTTGTTGGCAGCGGAGAGGTGGAGCTGATCGTGTATTTCGACGGAGATTCCGTCGCGAGAAAGAAGTTCAAGGCGGGCACCGAGCTGACTGGCGACAACGCTTTCTTCTTCACGGTCGCGGTCGCGAGGGCGGGTCCCCACTCGTGGGAGTTCGAAGTACGTTCGCCAGGCATTGAGCCTTTCGCTTCTGTAGAGTTTCGGTTTGAAAAGTTCGTGATCACAGTCTCGTGAGCCCCGGGTCGGCCAGTGAACCTGAGCTGGGCGAACGTGGGGGGCCGTTCGTGAATGCCTGTGCGATGGAACCGGGACGGTTGACAGAAAAGAAATCCTAGCAACCCTTGCAGAGCCAACTGTGCGTAACGGGTCGGATGTCCCTGTTTACGAGGGGGCATGCGGAACTAGCGGGTTTCGGGCAAGCTTGGGGTCAAGCAGGTGCGGAGCGTGCGAGCATCCGCTACAGCCCAACGCGTTGAGGCCAGCGATGGGAAAGAGTTTGTTGGAGAAAGTTTGGGAAGCGCACACGGTGCGTGAGTTGCCGTCCGGGCAAACGCAGCTTTTTATCGGTCTGCACTTGGTTCACGAGGTGACCAGCCCCCAGGCGTTCCAAATGTTGCGGGAGCAAGGTTTGAGAGTGCTCTTTCCGGAACGCACCTTCGCGACCGTGGATCATATTATTCCAACCGATACGCGCCAGCGCCCATATGCCGACGCCCAGGCCGAGGGCATGATGACGGCGATTGAGCGCAACTGCGCGGAATTTGGGATCCGGCTCTTTCAGGCGAACAGCGGCTATCAAGGAATCGTGCACGTGCTCGGCCCTGAGCTCGGGCTGACCCAACCGGGCATGACGGTGGCCTGTGGGGACAGCCATACCAGCACTCACGGAGCGTTGGGAACCGTGGCGTTCGGCATCGGAACGAGCCAAGTCCGGGACGTGCTGGCCACTCAGTGCCTAGCAATTCAGCGCCCCAAGGTGCGCCGGATCCTGGTGCGCGGCCGGCTGTTACCGGGTGTGTACGCGAAGGATGTGATTCTCCACATCATCCGCAGACTCGGCGTCAAGGGTGGGGTGGGATACGCGTACGAGTATGCCGGCGAGGTCATCGAGCGGATGTCCATGGAAGAGCGCATGACGGTGTGCAACATGAGCATCGAAGGCGGGGCTCGGCTCGGTTACGTGAACCCGGACGAAACGACGTTCGCCTACCTGCGGGGTCGCGAGTTTGCCCCGCAGGGAGCGGCCTTTGAGCGAGCGCTTTCCTGGTGGCGCAGCATGGCATCGGATCCCGATGCTCGGTACGATGACGAAGTGGAATTCCAAGGTGAGGAGATTGCGCCAACGGTAACGTGGGGCATCAATCCTGGCCAGGCTATTGGGATCGACGAGCGTGTACCGCCCCCGGAGGCGTTTCCGCCCGATGAGAGGGATGTTGTTGAAGATGCCTACCGATACATGGACCTCAAGCCAGGCCAGCCGATTCGTGGAATGCGCATTGATGTTGCCTTTATCGGCTCATGCACAAATGGCCGTTTGTCGGACTTGCGCGAGGCGGCAAAAATCGCCCGGCTGGGCAAGGTGAAGCCGCACGTGAAGGCACTCGTCGTCCCTGGCTCTGAAAGCGTGGCGCGGGCGGCCGAGACCGAAGGTCTCGATGAAGTGTTCCGAGCTGCGGGTTTCGAATGGAGGTTGCCGGGCTGCTCCATGTGCTTGGCGATGAACCCCGACAAGCTCGTCGGGCGACAAGTATGCGCTTCGTCGAGCAATCGGAACTTTAAGGGGCGTCAAGGAAGTCCAGGGGGGCGTACCTTGTTGATGAGCCCCGCGATGGTGGCGGCTGCAGCGATTGCTGGCGAGGTGGTGGACGTACGGGAACTGTTGTCGAGCGGCGGGTGAGGAGACAGCAGATGACAGAACTGATCAGAATCGAGCAGGTGGTTGGTCGCCCGATCCCCTTGCGAGGGAACGACATCGACACCGACCGGATCATTCCCGCGCGGTTTATGAAGGTCGTTACCTTCGACGGATTGGGAGAGTTCCTTTTTTACGACGAACGGTTCGATGCTCAAGGCCGCTCTAAAGGGCACGTTCTGGACGATCCGCGCTTTGCGGCGAAAGGTCCGCGGATCGGGGTGGTGAACAAGAACTTCGGTTGTGGGTCATCACGGGAGCACGCTCCGCAAGCGCTGCTCCGCTGGGGGATCCGTGCATTGGTGGGGGAATCCTTCGCGGACATTTTCTTCGGCAATTGCGTGGCCCTCGGAATGCCGTGCGTTTGCGCCGCGGAAAAAGACATCAATTGGCTGCAGGCAGCGGTGGAGGAAGACCCAGGCCACGAGATTATCGTGAACCTCCAGACCATGCGTGTGGAGTACAAAGGAACCAGTATTCCGGTGGTCATGCCTGAGGGCGCTCGGCGCCAGCTCATCGAGGGCACGTGGGACGCGACTCGGATTTTGTTGCAAGCAGAGGCGCAGATTCGTGAAACGGCGGCTCGCCTTCCGTACGTACGTGGATTTGCAGCGTAAGGGGCTATCCATCGGCGGGTAGGAAACCGTGACCGGTGACGGCGAACAGGATCACCTCCAGAGGGAGCGGCTGCGGCTGCTGTATGAGCTCAATCGTGGCTTGACGACGTTTACCGACCTGCGATCGCTGCTGAGCTACGCCACCGAACAAGGCCGCATTCTCTTTCGCGCTGAAGGTTGCGCCATCTTGATGCTCGATCCGAAGAAAAACGAGTTCTACTTTCCTGTGGCCAGCGATGTCGACATCAAGTCCGAAGCACGCTTAGCGGAGATTCGCTTCCCTGCAGATCGTGGGATTGCGGGATGGGTGCTCCACCACGATCAGGCCGAGTTGGTCATGGATACCTCGCAAGATCCGCGGTTTTTCCGCGGCATCGATGCGCAGACGGAGATGACCACGCGCTCGCTGTTGTGTGCGCCGTTGCGCACTCGGACGGGGAACATCGGGGTCATGGAGGTTGTGAACCCCGCTCCCGAATTCTTGACCGGGAGCGATTTGGAGTTTCTGGAGACAGTTGCTGCCGACGTGGCGGTGGCTTGTGAAAAGGCACAGTTGTACGAGCGCTTGCGTGGGGAGGTGGTTGGCCTGCGGCAGGTCTGTCGTGTTGCGGGGTTGTTGGCCATTGTGGTCGGTGCGCTCGTGGGCGTATCATCCGCCTTTGCGCACTTTGCCCGAGCTTTGCCAGCAGTCGAGTTGTTCACCCGGCCTACGTTTGTGCTCGGGGTGGTCACCGCTTTGGGCGGGGGGCTTCTATCGGCGATCGCTCGCGGTTGGTTGATTCCTCCGGCGGAGAGTGCACCGGTGGAACCCGGGCATGGAGGAAGAATTCCCGGTTCCCCTTTGGGCCGAGCAGTGGCGAAGGACACTCTCCGACAACCGTAAACCCGAGGGCTAGCGCTGCCTCTTTGATGGTCTCCACCGCCTGGCGGTGAAGTTCCGGGTCACGGACAACACCCCCCGATCCCACGTGTTCTCGGCCCACTTCGAACTGCGGCTTGACTAAGAGGACCACGTCACTGCCGGCATCGACGCAGCGCAAGACGTTAGGAAGCACTAACCGTAACGAGATGAACGACACGTCCACGGCTGCAAAGTTTGCGAGTTCTGGCAAGCGTTCTGGAGCGAAGAAGCGAAAGTTCGTGCGTTCAAAAACGGTCACCCGTGGATCATGCCTCAATTTCCACGCGAGTTGCCCGTAGCCTACGTCGATCGCGTACACGTGTGTGGCACCGCGTTGCAGAAGGCAATCGCTAAAACCGCCGGTCGACGCCCCGACGT
The sequence above is a segment of the Candidatus Binatia bacterium genome. Coding sequences within it:
- a CDS encoding TrpB-like pyridoxal phosphate-dependent enzyme, whose amino-acid sequence is MNNATKILLPEERLPTSWYNIVADLPLEPPPALHPGTGKPIIAEELAPLFPPALIEQEFSRQREVPIPEEVRSLYRLWRPTPLFRAWRWEKILRTPARIYYKYEGVSPAGSHKPNTAVAQAFYNRQAGIRRLATETGAGQWGSSLALACNFFGLECQVFMVRVSYNQKPYRRALMETYGAHVVASPSSLTKAGREVLARDPECSGSLGIAISEAVEVAAADPQTNYALGSVLNHVLLHQTVIGLEALEQFAAIGEEPDIVVACTGGGSNFAGIAFPFLGRMLRGGPQVEIRAVEPAACPSLTKGKYTYDFGDTAHLTPLMKMHTLGSSFVPPGIHAGGLRYHGMAPLVSHVVVQGLVKAEAVQQLEAFAAGVEFARAEGIVPAPEANHAIAGARRAALQCREEGRGKVILFNLCGHGHFDMQAYMDYAAGRLQNFDYPDEEVAMALAGLPAVGVD
- a CDS encoding wax ester/triacylglycerol synthase family O-acyltransferase produces the protein MGEQPAAREVTLPSRMLPSDALFWYAEEATPALRPVVGGLFFLDRAPHTEKLEHAFLRWVDRIPRLRQRVYEDALRLTLPEWRDDPHFELHYHLRHLELPPPGSRKELLELVSALFASPLDPARPLWEAYDIRGYQGTRAALLVKVHHCVMDGVGSMTGFDALTQAKRNQSIPLPRIRPSQPRPAPMRAARLATEALKVTTDNLRAAAALLLGAVRDPASAVAQISAATRGLWGVLSDLTSPASPDPLAQQATGIGRRLDGLTMPLPRLRKIKEALGVTLNDLMLTIVAGAVGRYYRHRKLSVDELHCMVPISLRREEERHLLGNRVGMCNVALPIGEEDPLRRLARIQEQTAAAKRDRRAAAYPFLMRVLTLTPTFVIRALAQATTGKINLIVTNVPGPSELRYLAGARIDAIYPYAPVTIGLPLAIALLSYADTYGIGIDTDPSAIPDPELLHHFLEQATDEVERAARVSQQKAPRPQRTALATRPARAQSTPTAGKPAKAIATSSSG
- the rfbC gene encoding dTDP-4-dehydrorhamnose 3,5-epimerase — encoded protein: MRLVETELPGVVIVEPEVHRDERGFFLETFHGEKYAKHGLPRVFVQDNHSRSVRGTVRGLHAQLRRPQGKLVRVIAGAVWDVAVDIRRGSPWFGRWTAVTLSAENFRQLYVPPGFAHGFCVLSDAAEVEYKCTDYYDPEGELRLAWNDPELAIPWPVRDPVLSEKDRTARPLRELAEVLPRYVS
- a CDS encoding FKBP-type peptidyl-prolyl cis-trans isomerase; this encodes MGLGLKLSKGAGMRKFVLTWTVAFSALTSSIAHAAGPELKTDEQKALYALGALLAQNVSSFRLTPSEVETVLAGFKDASTGKTLAVDPDAYRGQLQQLVQARAAAAASEEKEKSKAFLEKMAKEKGAVRTDSGLVFIEIQPGTGAAPKAEDKVKVHYTGTLMDGTVFDSSVQRGEPATFPLNGVIRCFSEGLQKMKVGGKAKLVCPSDLAYGDRGSPPKIKPGATLVFEVELLGIEQ
- a CDS encoding RNA polymerase sigma factor RpoD/SigA, giving the protein MKNSSGSVAFKFEPEEPGADEEVDLEPPLEALEEEVEAAERGAESDLPEHFFHDVSNTQLLTPEEEQRIARDIVKARNRIRRLLRRFPRLVSAALPVHGRSVIHPSEDFRERETVMVLEFAKKELKSRRKVDFPYGDRLKIKEMVAQLEKELAAYRKLRDRMIEANLRLVISFAKRYRRAGVSFLDMVQEGSLGLIRAVEKYDPRKDVKFGTYAVWWIWQQIGRAGDMHSGLIRTPVHWNQLRRKVGRETQRLQTKFDGKVSKELLAQASGVDAERLETMTQSFQCVSIDAPLSADDDRTLEELLASDSKDPETEAAQGDLHAQLEAALRQLPPREANILRLRFGTNDQQPLTLEEVGRLYGVSRERIRQLEARALKQLLPICESQGLRAYVD
- a CDS encoding ACT domain-containing protein, with amino-acid sequence MSSRAVISVIGRDQKGVVARISTYLAACNINIEDIEQRVMEGLFIMTMLVDLSELNVNLDELVLGLKRIGEEIHMEVSIRLQGKREPKRVAVLVSREPHCLQQLIEDRNHGRLNGDLVVVLSNHELLRPLAEEAGIPFFWYPSADKAAHEEFLLEKLAEYGADLVVLARYMQILSPRVVERYRNRIINIHPSLLPYHPGPNAYRQAFEEGVRVSGCTAHFVTEQLDQGPVILQDVFHIRVGEDTLDDVKARGQRLEAKVLSQAVQLFLNDQLVVKDKKVIFRPGLGTGQSS
- the leuC gene encoding 3-isopropylmalate dehydratase large subunit, with the translated sequence MGKSLLEKVWEAHTVRELPSGQTQLFIGLHLVHEVTSPQAFQMLREQGLRVLFPERTFATVDHIIPTDTRQRPYADAQAEGMMTAIERNCAEFGIRLFQANSGYQGIVHVLGPELGLTQPGMTVACGDSHTSTHGALGTVAFGIGTSQVRDVLATQCLAIQRPKVRRILVRGRLLPGVYAKDVILHIIRRLGVKGGVGYAYEYAGEVIERMSMEERMTVCNMSIEGGARLGYVNPDETTFAYLRGREFAPQGAAFERALSWWRSMASDPDARYDDEVEFQGEEIAPTVTWGINPGQAIGIDERVPPPEAFPPDERDVVEDAYRYMDLKPGQPIRGMRIDVAFIGSCTNGRLSDLREAAKIARLGKVKPHVKALVVPGSESVARAAETEGLDEVFRAAGFEWRLPGCSMCLAMNPDKLVGRQVCASSSNRNFKGRQGSPGGRTLLMSPAMVAAAAIAGEVVDVRELLSSGG
- the leuD gene encoding 3-isopropylmalate dehydratase small subunit — its product is MTELIRIEQVVGRPIPLRGNDIDTDRIIPARFMKVVTFDGLGEFLFYDERFDAQGRSKGHVLDDPRFAAKGPRIGVVNKNFGCGSSREHAPQALLRWGIRALVGESFADIFFGNCVALGMPCVCAAEKDINWLQAAVEEDPGHEIIVNLQTMRVEYKGTSIPVVMPEGARRQLIEGTWDATRILLQAEAQIRETAARLPYVRGFAA
- a CDS encoding TlyA family RNA methyltransferase, whose amino-acid sequence is MRVRIDKLLVERGLAPSRERAQRLVLAGVVYASGQRVTKAGSFVDADAPIEVRGEDLPYVSRGGLKLAAALDSFGIDVRGRTCLDVGASTGGFSDCLLQRGATHVYAIDVGYGQLAWKLRHDPRVTVFERTNFRFFAPERLPELANFAAVDVSFISLRLVLPNVLRCVDAGSDVVLLVKPQFEVGREHVGSGGVVRDPELHRQAVETIKEAALALGFTVVGECPSPLLGPKGNREFFLHARVPPVHSPPEESTNRERSPIEAPRPKR